A single Magnetovibrio sp. PR-2 DNA region contains:
- the arsB gene encoding ACR3 family arsenite efflux transporter — translation MSSAKSKESLGIFGRYLTVWVGLCIIVGVALGSFFPSPFQMIGNLEIAQVNLPVAVLIWLMIIPMLLKIDFGALHRVREHWRGISVTLFVNWAVKPFSMALLAWLFIRHFFAPYLPAEQIDSYIAGLIILAAAPCTAMVFVWSNLSDGEPHFTLSQVALNDVIMIFAFAPIVGLLLGLSAITVPWDTLFLSVLIYIVVPVAAAQILRLRLLRSGGEKRLQNVIQKMDPVSIIALLVTLVLLFGFQGGQIIEQPLIIAILAVPILIQVYFNSGLAYILNRTVGEDHSVAAPSALIGASNFFELAVAAAISLFGFDSGAALATVVGVLVEVPVMLSVVTIVNRTRGWYERVPVKT, via the coding sequence ATGTCTTCTGCCAAGAGCAAAGAATCCTTGGGGATTTTTGGACGCTATCTAACCGTCTGGGTTGGCTTGTGCATAATTGTTGGCGTTGCGTTGGGCTCATTCTTTCCTTCACCTTTTCAAATGATTGGAAACCTTGAGATAGCACAGGTTAATCTGCCCGTTGCAGTTCTCATTTGGTTGATGATTATCCCGATGCTGTTGAAGATCGACTTTGGCGCATTGCACCGTGTGCGGGAACATTGGCGCGGAATCAGTGTAACCTTGTTCGTAAACTGGGCCGTAAAGCCATTCTCAATGGCACTTCTTGCCTGGTTGTTCATTCGCCATTTTTTTGCGCCATATCTGCCGGCGGAGCAGATTGATTCCTACATCGCCGGTTTAATTATACTTGCCGCTGCACCTTGTACGGCCATGGTGTTTGTGTGGAGTAACTTGAGCGATGGCGAACCACATTTCACGCTGTCCCAGGTTGCGCTAAATGACGTCATAATGATTTTTGCCTTCGCACCAATTGTCGGCCTCCTTCTTGGCTTGTCGGCTATAACGGTGCCGTGGGACACACTGTTTCTGTCTGTCTTGATTTATATCGTGGTGCCGGTTGCCGCTGCACAAATCCTTCGGCTGAGATTGCTGCGGTCCGGAGGGGAGAAACGTCTCCAAAACGTTATTCAGAAGATGGATCCAGTTTCCATAATTGCACTTCTTGTCACTTTGGTTTTGTTGTTCGGCTTTCAGGGCGGTCAAATCATCGAACAGCCTTTGATCATTGCGATACTAGCCGTTCCGATTCTGATTCAGGTCTACTTCAATTCCGGCTTGGCATATATTCTGAATAGAACGGTTGGCGAAGATCATTCAGTTGCGGCACCTTCAGCGCTCATTGGTGCCAGTAATTTTTTTGAGTTGGCAGTTGCCGCGGCCATAAGTCTATTTGGGTTTGATAGTGGCGCTGCCCTTGCGACAGTGGTTGGGGTGTTGGTGGAAGTGCCAGTGATGTTGTCCGTTGTCACAATCGTTAACAGAACCCGTGGATGGTACGAACGCGTGCCAGTGAAGACATAA
- a CDS encoding ArsR/SmtB family transcription factor translates to MSLSLFQATQILSGLASEMRLEVFRALVAQGGMSAGELAAQVKVGPSTLSFHLKDLRHAGLVTSRKQGRQVIYSANFDNLNQLLGFLVDDCCGGRPELCIRKVEPETKCCDQSA, encoded by the coding sequence ATGAGCCTTTCCCTATTTCAAGCTACCCAAATCCTTTCTGGTTTGGCCAGTGAAATGCGTCTTGAAGTTTTTCGGGCGCTTGTGGCACAAGGCGGTATGTCAGCGGGTGAGTTAGCCGCGCAAGTAAAAGTTGGACCTTCAACACTCTCCTTTCACCTAAAAGACCTGCGTCATGCTGGTCTGGTCACGAGCCGTAAGCAGGGGCGCCAGGTCATCTATTCGGCAAACTTTGACAATCTCAACCAACTGCTGGGCTTCCTAGTCGACGATTGTTGCGGTGGACGACCAGAGTTATGTATCCGCAAGGTTGAGCCAGAAACAAAATGTTGTGATCAGTCAGCCTAG